A genomic window from Tolypothrix sp. PCC 7910 includes:
- a CDS encoding AI-2E family transporter, with amino-acid sequence MNLGQWIGLIAIVLSLYILWQIKEVLLLMFAAVVLASTLNRLARWFQRWGIKRGFSVLISVGIFFALIVGFFWLIVPPFTAQFHELTYRVPQGLERLNSWVNAMKTQVPAQLVPYIPDLDSLIKQAQPFINKLVGNSFAFVSGSLEALLKILLVLVLTGMLLANPLAYRRVFVRLFPSFYRRRVDGILNQCETSLEGWVIGALIAMGVVGLMSVIGLSALGVKAALALGVLAGFLNLIPNLGPTMSVVPAMAIALLDAPWKAVAVLILYFFIQQAESNFITPVVMAHQVSLLPAVTLISQLFFVTFFGFLGLFLALPLTVVAKIWLQEVLIKDVLDEWGNSHQKEAELVIVSNSPGVDDPWEPDRLHNDVEQTTDDAWQDKD; translated from the coding sequence GTGAACCTAGGTCAATGGATAGGCTTAATCGCCATAGTTCTTTCGTTATACATCTTGTGGCAAATTAAAGAAGTTTTATTGCTGATGTTTGCCGCAGTTGTATTAGCTTCTACCTTAAATCGTCTAGCGCGATGGTTTCAACGTTGGGGAATCAAACGTGGTTTCTCTGTACTTATATCAGTAGGTATATTTTTTGCTTTAATAGTCGGCTTTTTCTGGTTGATTGTACCGCCTTTTACAGCGCAGTTTCACGAACTGACTTATCGGGTTCCCCAAGGTTTAGAACGCTTAAATAGTTGGGTGAATGCGATGAAAACTCAAGTTCCCGCTCAACTAGTACCTTATATTCCCGATTTAGACAGTCTGATCAAACAAGCACAGCCATTTATTAATAAGTTAGTAGGAAACTCTTTTGCTTTTGTCTCTGGTTCATTAGAAGCTCTTCTCAAAATTTTACTTGTGCTGGTTTTAACAGGAATGTTATTAGCCAATCCCCTGGCTTACCGCCGAGTATTTGTGCGTCTTTTCCCCTCATTTTATCGGCGGCGGGTAGATGGAATTTTGAATCAGTGCGAAACTTCCTTAGAAGGATGGGTAATCGGTGCGCTCATTGCTATGGGTGTAGTGGGATTGATGAGCGTTATTGGTTTGTCGGCTTTAGGTGTCAAGGCGGCTTTGGCTTTAGGAGTTTTAGCAGGCTTTTTAAACTTGATTCCCAACCTTGGCCCCACAATGAGTGTAGTTCCTGCAATGGCGATCGCACTTTTGGATGCACCTTGGAAAGCTGTTGCTGTCTTAATTCTCTACTTTTTCATCCAGCAAGCTGAAAGTAATTTCATTACACCAGTTGTCATGGCTCATCAAGTTTCGTTACTACCAGCTGTGACTTTAATTTCTCAGTTATTTTTTGTTACTTTCTTTGGTTTTTTAGGACTATTTTTAGCCCTACCTCTCACTGTTGTAGCAAAGATTTGGCTACAAGAAGTTTTGATTAAAGATGTTTTGGATGAATGGGGAAATAGCCATCAAAAAGAAGCTGAGTTAGTCATTGTTTCTAACTCGCCAGGGGTAGACGATCCTTGGGAGCCAGATAGGCTACATAATGATGTAGAACAGACGACTGATGATGCTTGGCAAGACAAAGATTAG
- a CDS encoding phosphate/phosphite/phosphonate ABC transporter substrate-binding protein gives MYQQLFCKVVDNLPRIKASFWLALLAIALLGTSCSATSESSSVIPASTAKSPSSSKPKQDEQATITMAVIPWQVSSEQEQKLQPLADYLSKTLKRPFKVEIAKNYETAVELLIQGKVDLAYLGPSSYIAARLRDSQIEPLVSPINQDTKRPWYTSVIITSKTSGIQNLQNLKGKRFAFVSKISASGYVVPMAKLQELGIHPEKDFAAVIFTGSHDKSKQALIKGEVDAIADDRRSYTGQIKQGKIDPTKYSIIWESVPLPSIPIVAASKVSAELKNTLKQALIDAPAGLIDPSGAVGVGYTLVQDGDYDIMREFQKRVPTK, from the coding sequence ATGTATCAGCAACTTTTTTGTAAAGTTGTGGATAATTTACCCAGAATAAAGGCTAGTTTCTGGCTTGCATTATTAGCGATCGCTCTATTGGGTACAAGCTGTAGTGCAACTAGTGAAAGTTCCTCTGTAATTCCAGCGAGTACAGCTAAGTCGCCTAGTAGCAGCAAGCCAAAGCAAGACGAACAAGCCACAATCACAATGGCGGTGATTCCTTGGCAAGTTTCTTCGGAACAAGAACAGAAACTGCAACCTTTGGCTGACTATTTAAGCAAAACCTTGAAGCGACCTTTTAAAGTTGAAATTGCCAAGAACTACGAAACAGCGGTTGAGTTATTAATTCAAGGGAAAGTAGATTTAGCTTACTTAGGGCCAAGTAGCTACATTGCAGCCCGTCTTCGAGATTCTCAAATTGAACCCCTTGTTTCTCCAATTAATCAAGATACGAAGCGACCTTGGTACACATCTGTAATTATTACTAGCAAAACTAGTGGTATTCAAAATTTACAAAATTTAAAAGGCAAGAGATTTGCTTTTGTCAGTAAGATATCTGCTTCTGGATATGTTGTTCCAATGGCTAAATTACAAGAACTTGGTATTCATCCAGAAAAAGACTTTGCTGCGGTGATTTTCACTGGTAGCCACGATAAATCTAAGCAAGCTTTAATCAAAGGTGAAGTAGATGCGATCGCAGATGATAGGCGGTCTTATACTGGACAAATTAAACAAGGGAAAATTGATCCAACAAAATACTCGATCATTTGGGAATCTGTTCCATTACCTAGCATACCTATTGTTGCTGCTAGTAAAGTCTCTGCCGAATTAAAAAATACTTTGAAACAGGCCTTGATTGATGCACCAGCAGGTCTAATCGACCCTAGTGGCGCTGTGGGCGTTGGCTATACTCTGGTGCAAGATGGCGATTATGACATCATGAGAGAGTTTCAAAAACGAGTTCCTACTAAATAA
- a CDS encoding homocysteine biosynthesis protein yields the protein MRTIAEINEKITSQRAVVLTVEELKARVAEIGVAKAAKEVDVVTTGTFEPMESSGAIINLGHTDPPIKIRRCWLDGVPAYAGFGAVDLYIGASCPADAIDGEEVKERGGGHVIEDLIAGKAVQLRAQGQVTDCYPRATFETTIMRETINQFYLFNPRNLYQNFIVGVNGGDRPLFTYLGPLQPRLGNAVYSNPGAISPLLNDPNLEVVGIGTRIFLGGGIGYVAWEGTQHFPLQKRLANDTPIGPSATLALIGDAKHMDARWVRGCYFKSYGPSLMLGVGVPIPVLSEKVVEHCAVLDKDLVAPIVDFSIPRRVRPTFGLVSYAQLKSGRITIEGKTVRVAPLASLYLSRQVALELKNWIEAGTFTLTEPVSPVPMERSFIPQDRWTEF from the coding sequence ATGCGAACAATTGCAGAAATTAACGAAAAAATCACTAGCCAACGTGCAGTGGTGTTGACAGTTGAAGAACTGAAAGCCAGGGTTGCAGAAATTGGTGTAGCAAAAGCCGCCAAAGAAGTTGATGTAGTTACCACTGGCACGTTTGAGCCAATGGAATCAAGTGGTGCCATTATTAATCTGGGACACACTGACCCACCAATTAAAATTCGTCGCTGTTGGTTAGATGGTGTACCAGCCTACGCTGGTTTTGGTGCGGTAGATTTATACATTGGAGCCAGTTGTCCAGCCGATGCGATCGATGGGGAAGAAGTTAAAGAACGTGGCGGTGGTCATGTAATTGAAGATTTGATTGCAGGTAAAGCTGTACAATTACGAGCGCAAGGACAAGTTACCGATTGTTACCCGCGAGCCACATTTGAAACCACGATCATGCGGGAAACGATAAATCAGTTTTATTTATTTAATCCGCGAAATCTCTACCAAAATTTTATCGTGGGAGTAAATGGAGGCGATCGCCCACTTTTTACTTATCTGGGGCCGTTACAACCACGTTTAGGCAATGCAGTTTACTCTAACCCAGGAGCAATTTCGCCTTTACTTAACGACCCAAATTTAGAAGTTGTTGGCATTGGCACGAGAATTTTTTTAGGTGGTGGTATTGGCTATGTAGCTTGGGAAGGTACTCAACACTTCCCCTTACAAAAACGCTTGGCTAATGATACGCCCATAGGGCCATCTGCGACTTTAGCTTTAATCGGTGATGCCAAGCACATGGATGCGCGTTGGGTGAGGGGATGCTACTTCAAAAGCTATGGCCCATCATTAATGTTAGGTGTTGGGGTTCCAATTCCCGTGTTATCGGAAAAAGTAGTTGAACATTGCGCCGTGCTAGATAAAGACTTAGTAGCGCCAATCGTAGATTTTTCCATTCCCCGGCGCGTTCGTCCTACATTTGGTTTGGTGAGTTACGCACAACTAAAATCTGGGCGTATCACCATTGAAGGCAAAACCGTGCGTGTGGCACCATTGGCAAGTTTATATTTATCTCGGCAAGTTGCCCTAGAGTTGAAAAATTGGATTGAAGCTGGCACCTTCACCCTCACCGAACCAGTATCCCCAGTGCCGATGGAACGGTCTTTCATCCCTCAAGACCGCTGGACGGAGTTTTGA
- a CDS encoding TMEM165/GDT1 family protein, translating into MLTAFTAGLLLITISELGDKTFFIAVILAMHHPRRLVFLGVTAALAAMTILSVVLGQTISLLPKIYIHYAEIALFIAFGIKLLYQGSKMSAASCDAEVVEEAEAAVKQADLELPKRKTPLAILIEAFTLTFMAEWGDRTQIATIALAAGNNPIGVTVGAVLGHAICAAIAVIGGKMIAGRISERQITLIGGCLFLIFGVVAAIEGA; encoded by the coding sequence GTGCTAACAGCTTTTACCGCAGGTTTGTTACTAATTACAATTTCCGAGTTAGGGGATAAAACATTTTTTATCGCCGTAATTTTGGCAATGCATCACCCACGACGCTTAGTCTTCTTAGGAGTGACAGCAGCTTTAGCTGCAATGACAATTCTTTCGGTAGTTTTGGGACAAACAATATCTTTGTTGCCCAAAATTTATATTCATTATGCCGAAATCGCTTTGTTTATTGCCTTTGGTATCAAGCTGCTGTATCAAGGTAGTAAGATGTCAGCGGCTAGTTGTGATGCAGAAGTTGTAGAAGAAGCGGAAGCTGCAGTAAAGCAAGCAGATTTAGAACTACCCAAACGTAAAACCCCACTAGCAATTTTAATCGAAGCCTTTACCTTAACATTCATGGCAGAGTGGGGCGATCGCACACAAATTGCTACCATTGCCTTAGCCGCTGGTAATAATCCCATTGGGGTAACTGTAGGTGCAGTGTTAGGACACGCCATTTGTGCTGCGATCGCAGTTATTGGTGGCAAAATGATTGCGGGACGCATCTCAGAACGTCAAATAACTTTAATTGGTGGCTGCTTGTTCTTAATTTTTGGTGTTGTAGCAGCCATTGAAGGAGCGTAA
- a CDS encoding ATP-binding protein, translating into MRITTKCIGSFLIVGGLVISTLVGGDILIRGAEATAQKKQTRNAQALTTILQINVALNNQVAGLKDMILLRNEPANLLKYQDALSEFITNLSELENLKPGVASELAKIRNRHHLLAEVVTEITSQSHTEQPLELVQSQQDFRVINAFSRDIELYLKVLTQKLQEDYAKDKHEFEHFKQTTQLVRQILIFSILLIFSGQLLLILLPVVRSIQKLQQGALIIGNGNLEYRLDIKTQDEIEELADAFNQMSATLAASYRSLELKKELADQANRAKSEFLANMSHELRTPLNGILGYAQILQRDMSITAKQRDGLRIIHQCGSHLLTLINDILDLSKIEAQKMELYCNDFHFPAFLQNVVEICRIRAEQKGISFIYQPSADLPIGISADEKRLRQVLINLLGNAIKFTETGGVQFIVTVLEKSRLTTKIRCQISDTGIGMSQEQIEKIFLPFEQVGDNQKQSEGTGLGLTISQKIVQLMGSKIQVKSELNQGSTFWIDLDLQESSDWMQSVRTIAGDQIIGIANGKRKVLIVDDKWENRSVIVNLLQELGFEIAEASNGEEALEKAGQFFPDLIITDLAMPVMDGFELTRRLRRLPEFQDLAIIVSSASVFESDEHKSIGVGADDFLPKPVQMEDLFLKLQQYLQVEWIYEKLHPQGDGVFGHGKDVANAPCPMPEAAGLLSFSTHKGIESPAAFNELIVIPHEEVEQLFELAMRGNIKGIREQAEKLKQLDEKFIPFAQELLQLAKSFQIDKIKEFIQIYRGENQ; encoded by the coding sequence ATGCGAATCACGACCAAGTGTATTGGGTCTTTTTTAATTGTCGGGGGACTGGTTATTTCCACTTTAGTTGGTGGTGATATTTTAATTAGAGGAGCTGAAGCAACAGCCCAAAAAAAACAAACCAGAAATGCTCAAGCTCTAACAACTATTTTGCAAATTAATGTTGCTTTGAATAATCAAGTAGCAGGTCTTAAAGACATGATTTTGCTGAGAAATGAGCCTGCTAATCTGCTGAAATACCAAGATGCCTTATCGGAATTTATCACTAATTTATCAGAACTAGAAAATTTAAAGCCAGGGGTAGCTTCAGAGTTAGCGAAAATTCGCAATCGTCATCATCTTTTAGCTGAAGTAGTTACAGAAATTACAAGTCAATCCCATACAGAACAACCCTTAGAGTTAGTGCAATCTCAACAAGATTTTCGGGTGATTAATGCTTTTTCTAGGGATATTGAATTGTATTTAAAGGTATTAACTCAAAAACTCCAAGAAGACTATGCTAAAGACAAGCATGAATTTGAGCATTTCAAGCAGACTACTCAACTTGTTAGACAAATTCTCATATTCTCAATTCTGCTAATTTTTAGTGGTCAGTTATTGCTAATTCTGTTACCAGTAGTTCGCTCGATTCAAAAGCTACAACAAGGAGCGTTAATTATTGGTAATGGCAATCTAGAATACCGCTTAGATATCAAGACTCAAGATGAAATTGAAGAATTGGCAGATGCATTTAACCAAATGTCTGCAACTTTAGCTGCTTCTTATCGCTCACTCGAATTAAAGAAAGAACTTGCTGATCAAGCAAATCGTGCCAAAAGTGAGTTTTTAGCTAACATGAGCCACGAATTGCGAACTCCACTGAACGGTATTTTAGGTTATGCTCAAATTCTCCAAAGAGACATGAGCATTACAGCTAAACAGCGTGATGGCTTAAGAATAATTCACCAATGTGGTTCACATCTCCTCACATTAATTAACGATATTTTAGATTTATCTAAAATTGAAGCTCAGAAAATGGAACTTTATTGTAATGACTTCCATTTTCCAGCATTTCTTCAAAATGTCGTAGAAATTTGTCGTATTCGTGCAGAACAAAAAGGGATCTCATTCATTTATCAACCATCTGCCGATTTACCAATAGGTATATCAGCAGATGAAAAACGTTTACGACAAGTATTAATTAATTTATTGGGCAATGCAATTAAGTTCACTGAAACAGGCGGCGTACAATTTATTGTAACTGTATTAGAGAAATCTAGATTAACTACAAAAATTCGCTGTCAAATTAGTGATACAGGAATTGGCATGAGCCAAGAACAGATAGAAAAAATATTTTTACCTTTTGAGCAGGTAGGAGATAACCAAAAGCAATCAGAGGGCACTGGTTTAGGTTTAACTATTAGCCAAAAAATTGTGCAATTAATGGGTAGTAAAATTCAGGTTAAAAGTGAATTAAATCAGGGTAGTACGTTTTGGATTGATTTGGATTTGCAGGAATCGTCTGACTGGATGCAGTCAGTGAGAACGATAGCGGGTGACCAAATTATTGGCATTGCTAATGGCAAGCGAAAAGTTTTAATTGTAGATGATAAATGGGAAAACCGTTCAGTTATTGTCAATCTGCTTCAAGAATTGGGATTTGAAATTGCAGAAGCATCTAACGGTGAAGAAGCCTTGGAAAAAGCTGGTCAATTTTTTCCTGATTTAATAATTACAGACTTAGCAATGCCTGTAATGGATGGTTTTGAACTGACACGTCGCCTGCGGCGATTACCTGAGTTTCAAGATTTAGCAATTATTGTTTCATCTGCTAGCGTATTTGAGTCTGACGAACACAAGAGTATAGGAGTTGGTGCAGATGATTTTCTTCCTAAACCTGTGCAGATGGAAGATTTATTTTTGAAATTACAGCAATACTTACAAGTTGAGTGGATTTATGAAAAACTTCACCCACAAGGGGATGGAGTTTTTGGGCATGGGAAAGATGTTGCCAATGCCCCATGCCCCATGCCCGAAGCGGCGGGGCTGCTGTCCTTTTCCACCCACAAGGGGATAGAGTCTCCCGCCGCTTTCAATGAATTAATTGTGATTCCCCATGAAGAAGTTGAGCAACTGTTTGAATTGGCGATGAGGGGAAACATCAAGGGTATTCGCGAACAAGCAGAAAAGCTCAAACAATTAGATGAGAAGTTTATACCCTTTGCTCAAGAGTTATTGCAACTAGCAAAAAGCTTTCAAATCGACAAAATTAAAGAGTTTATTCAGATATATCGAGGAGAGAACCAATGA
- a CDS encoding response regulator → MNSAVGETGVILIVDDNPNNLEVLSEALMDTGWEILVAVNGEGAIAQAEYAKPDIILLDVMMPGIDGFTTCDRLKSNSITADIPIIFMTALSETVDKVKGLNLGAVDYITKPFEQQEVLARVQTHLRIRHLTKQLQNQNQQLQQEVAERLLVESKLQRLTQDLEQRVEERTTQLSHALSHLQQTQVNLVQREKMSALGELVAGIAHEINNPVNFILGNLGHASEYTQSFIELLNLYQKYYPEPVDEIVDKIDEIDLNYLMCDFPEIILSMHKGTKRMAQMIRALRHFSRRDDALAELTDIHEGIESTLLILQYRLKANPERPAIQIIKEYDTLPLVECFPGPLNQVFMNLLANAIDAIEESFVKSDSSLAEYTGEITIRTSVPEQRSVVIIQIADNGIGMTEEVKQRLAEPMFTTKPVGKGTGLGLSISRQIIEEQHRGAIWFVSEAGEGTEFFIEIPVVRN, encoded by the coding sequence ATGAATTCAGCAGTTGGCGAAACCGGGGTGATTTTGATTGTTGATGATAATCCCAATAATTTAGAAGTTTTATCAGAAGCTTTGATGGATACAGGCTGGGAAATCTTGGTGGCTGTGAATGGCGAGGGTGCGATCGCACAAGCTGAATATGCTAAACCTGATATCATTTTGTTAGATGTGATGATGCCGGGGATTGATGGATTTACTACGTGCGATCGCTTAAAATCAAATTCGATAACTGCCGATATCCCCATTATCTTTATGACGGCTCTTTCTGAAACTGTCGATAAAGTTAAAGGTTTAAATTTGGGAGCAGTAGACTATATTACCAAGCCATTTGAGCAACAAGAAGTACTAGCTCGTGTCCAAACTCATTTAAGAATTCGTCATCTCACCAAGCAACTGCAAAATCAGAACCAGCAACTTCAACAAGAAGTAGCAGAACGTCTGTTAGTAGAATCGAAATTACAAAGGTTGACTCAAGATTTAGAACAACGGGTAGAAGAAAGAACAACCCAACTTTCTCATGCTTTGTCTCATCTTCAGCAAACGCAGGTAAACCTGGTACAACGAGAAAAAATGTCTGCCTTGGGTGAATTAGTTGCAGGAATTGCCCATGAAATTAATAATCCTGTCAACTTTATTTTAGGCAATCTTGGTCACGCTTCAGAATATACTCAAAGCTTTATTGAATTGTTAAATCTCTATCAAAAATATTATCCCGAACCAGTAGATGAAATAGTCGATAAAATTGATGAAATCGATTTGAATTATTTGATGTGCGACTTTCCAGAAATCATTTTATCGATGCATAAAGGTACAAAGCGCATGGCGCAAATGATTCGCGCTTTGAGGCACTTTTCGCGTCGAGATGATGCACTTGCAGAACTAACAGATATTCATGAAGGTATCGAGAGTACATTATTAATTTTGCAATATCGCCTCAAAGCCAACCCAGAACGTCCAGCAATTCAAATAATTAAAGAGTATGACACATTACCGCTAGTAGAATGTTTTCCTGGCCCCTTAAACCAAGTGTTTATGAATCTCTTGGCTAATGCCATTGATGCCATTGAGGAATCATTTGTCAAAAGTGATTCTTCATTGGCAGAGTATACAGGAGAAATTACAATTCGTACTAGCGTACCAGAACAGCGTTCAGTAGTCATTATTCAAATTGCTGACAATGGAATTGGTATGACAGAAGAAGTCAAACAACGTTTAGCTGAACCAATGTTTACCACCAAACCTGTTGGGAAAGGAACCGGATTAGGTTTGTCTATCAGTCGCCAAATTATTGAAGAACAACATCGAGGCGCTATTTGGTTTGTGTCTGAAGCAGGAGAAGGGACAGAATTTTTTATTGAAATTCCTGTGGTGAGAAATTAG
- a CDS encoding histidine phosphatase family protein — MMRRYIIFGLGAVALWLILKPLWMQSNPQPQAPQAAAPTQQPQPSVANKKQTSTLPVATNISATSQAKIWSVLQQGRGYVVIMRHALAPGIGDPVEFRLNDCSTQRNLSEAGRQQAIRTGKAFRTNNIQVSRVLSSQWCRCLETAKLMNLGKVEPFPALNSFFNNYKTQPQQTSQLRQFIVNNRNRSGVVVMVTHEVNITALIGDSYPKSGESVVVRANKNNKIELVGQIKAL; from the coding sequence ATGATGCGTCGCTACATTATTTTTGGTCTTGGTGCTGTGGCACTATGGTTAATACTTAAACCTTTATGGATGCAATCCAATCCACAACCGCAAGCACCACAAGCAGCAGCACCTACACAGCAACCGCAACCTTCTGTAGCTAATAAAAAACAAACTTCAACTTTACCAGTTGCAACTAATATTTCTGCTACTTCTCAAGCAAAAATTTGGTCTGTGCTTCAGCAGGGAAGGGGTTATGTAGTGATTATGCGTCATGCATTAGCCCCAGGAATTGGCGATCCTGTTGAATTTCGCTTGAATGATTGTTCTACACAACGTAACCTCTCAGAAGCAGGTAGACAGCAAGCAATAAGAACTGGAAAAGCTTTTAGAACAAATAATATTCAAGTTTCTAGAGTACTATCAAGTCAGTGGTGTCGCTGTTTAGAAACAGCAAAATTGATGAATTTGGGTAAGGTTGAGCCTTTCCCAGCACTCAATTCCTTTTTTAATAATTACAAAACTCAACCACAGCAAACTTCACAACTGCGTCAATTTATTGTCAATAATCGTAACCGTTCTGGTGTAGTTGTAATGGTTACCCACGAAGTCAACATTACAGCACTGATCGGTGATAGTTACCCTAAATCTGGTGAATCAGTTGTGGTGCGAGCTAATAAAAATAACAAAATCGAGCTAGTTGGACAAATTAAAGCGTTATAG
- a CDS encoding tetratricopeptide repeat protein, giving the protein MSQTRSWLVKVVLALAVLAFVGISMVPLFAAFNQQNDKQTPAQNNASAGNNVASTDQKSKLQDEVRGYQLVLQREPENQTALKGLLQARLQLLSLKEGDIQSVIEPLEKLAKLNPEQTEYAVLLAQAKQQIGDKEGAAQAYRSVLSTKPGDLKALQGMVSLLLSQQRPEAAIGLLQDTLSAAPQANKIQPGSVDTIAVQVLLGTVHASQKRYTQAISAYDQAIQKDPKDFRPVLAKAMLLKQQGKVTEAKPLFNTASALAPAQYKDEINKAAEVSPTPAPTASSTASPATKP; this is encoded by the coding sequence GTGTCTCAAACGCGCAGCTGGTTAGTTAAGGTCGTGCTGGCTCTGGCAGTTCTTGCTTTTGTGGGTATTTCGATGGTTCCACTGTTTGCTGCATTTAATCAACAAAATGATAAGCAAACTCCAGCCCAGAACAATGCCAGCGCTGGGAACAATGTAGCTTCAACTGACCAAAAATCAAAACTCCAAGACGAAGTTCGTGGTTATCAGCTGGTTTTGCAACGGGAACCAGAAAATCAAACTGCTCTTAAAGGCCTGCTACAAGCAAGGTTACAACTTTTAAGTCTCAAAGAGGGAGATATTCAAAGTGTAATTGAACCTTTAGAAAAGTTAGCCAAGCTGAATCCAGAACAAACCGAATATGCTGTTCTTTTAGCTCAAGCCAAGCAGCAAATTGGCGATAAGGAAGGTGCAGCTCAAGCTTACCGCAGTGTTTTAAGTACAAAACCAGGGGATTTGAAAGCTTTGCAAGGGATGGTATCTCTGTTGTTAAGTCAACAACGCCCTGAGGCTGCTATCGGTTTATTGCAAGATACTTTATCCGCTGCACCCCAAGCTAATAAAATCCAGCCAGGAAGTGTAGATACGATCGCCGTACAGGTGCTTTTAGGCACTGTTCATGCCTCTCAGAAACGTTATACTCAAGCGATCTCCGCATACGATCAAGCAATCCAAAAAGATCCCAAAGATTTTCGTCCTGTTTTGGCTAAGGCAATGTTACTGAAGCAACAAGGCAAAGTTACAGAAGCTAAACCTTTATTTAATACGGCTTCGGCTTTGGCACCTGCTCAATATAAAGACGAAATTAATAAAGCAGCAGAAGTTTCTCCCACTCCCGCGCCAACCGCATCGTCTACAGCCTCACCAGCAACTAAACCATAA